ACAAGGGCTATACTATTTGAAGTTCTTGACTCACTATCTCAACTAATCCAGCATTCCGTAGGTATCGACTATGATTACTCGCATGATTCTCGATTTATCACTGTTTCCTTCCCTCTACCCTGACCTTTAATTCTTCGAATTCTTTGTCCCAATTCAACATGGAGCCGTTGCCGCCTTGCTGGATCTTTCTCCGCTTGTTAGGTAATCTACGTGCTCTAGCCCTTTTCATGTAAAATCTTAAGTAAAAACTCAATAACTGATCTGCTCTCTCCCTGCCCCATGCCTCGGCCAAGACCGTTCTTGTCCAGATTGACGGTTCCTTTTCGTTATCCAACCGCGCAAGTAGACTAACCGAGCCACGGGCGCCTACTGCAATGTGTTGGACATGGAAACTCCGGAGCTTTATTTCACGAAGGCAATCTCCATCTCTCCTCCTAAGCTCTCTGCCCTTGTCCCCCGTAAGCTTTTTCTCTATCTCGGAGGAGCTTCGCNNNNNNNNNNNNNNNNNNNNNNNNNNNNNNNNNNNNNNNNNNNNNNNNNNNNNNNNNNNNNNNNNNNNNNNNNNNNNNNNNNNNNNNNNNNNNNNNNNNNNNNNNNNNNNNNNNNNNNNNNNNNNNNNNNNNNNNNNNNNNNNNNNNNNNNNNNNNNNNNNNNNNNNNNNNNNNNNNNNNNNNNNNNNNNNNNNNNNNNNNNNNNNNNNNNNNNNNNNNNNNNNNNNNNNNNNNNNNNNNNNNNNNNNNNNNNNNNNNNNNNNNNNNNNNNNNNNNNNNNNNNNNNNNNNNNNNNNNNNNNNNNNNNNNNNNNNNNNNNNNNNNNNNNNNNNNNNNNNNNNNNNNNNNNNNNNNNNNNNNNNNNNNNNNNNNNNNNNNNNNNNNNNNNNNNNNNNNNNNNNNNNNNNNNNNNNNNNNNNNNNNNNNNNNNNNNNNNNNNNNNNNNNNNNNNNNNNNNNNNNNNNNNNNNNNNNNNNNNNNNNNNNNNNNNNNNNNNNNNNNNNNNNNNNNNNNNNNNNNNNNNNNNNNNNNNNNNNNNNTCGTCAGTTGTTTGACTCTCATCAGTCGTTTGACTCTCATCAGTCATTTGACTCTCATCAGTCGTTTGACTCTCGCCACTCCCGTCACTCTCGTCACTCCCGTCACTCCTGTCACTCTCGCCACTCTCATCACTCTCGTCACTCTCGTCACTATCGTCAGTCTTTTGACTCCCGTCACTCTCGTCACTCTCGTCACTCTCGTCAGTTGTTTGACTCTCATCAGTCGTTGGACTCTCATCAGTCGTTTGACTCTCATCAGTCGTTTGACTCTCGCCACTCCCGTCACTCCCTTCACTCCCTTCACTCTCTTCACTCTCTTCACTCTCGTCACTCTCTTCACTCGCTTCACTCGCTTCACTCCCTTCATTCTCGTCACTCTCTTCACTCGCTTCACCCTCCTCAACGGTATTAACGCTGTGTTCATCACTACCATACCGACGAACACTCGTCGTCAGCTCTCTGGCCCGTACCTTTATCAGTTGATACGAATGAGTCTTCTTGCATAGTGAGTTACTATTTCCACTTCCAAATCTGACGCGGATCTGTTTCTCGGACTTACTTGGTTTTTGTATTACAGTCTTTTGGGGCCACCCCAGCCCATTACGTTTCTACTTTCTATTTTTTCTAGTAGTTAAAAACACCCTTCGCGTCCAAATCTAAAGCTTCTTAATATAACCTCCGTGGGCTTTGTTTATGTATAGAAAGGTAGGGAGTTGATGAGGGAAGTTATCAATAATAACGAGCATGCTTATTATCCAAGATCTATGTCATTACTCACTTGGATAGATGTGCGGTGGTTAAAAGGTCGCTGCCCATCAATTGCCTGGTGCCTGACACATTTCAACCATCGTACTTCGTAATAATGTAGTAGCCGCCGCATCATTACCCCATCAGTTGAACAACAGTAGAAAGAATCATAGGAGCAAATGTCAAAGGCAGAGGCAAGACAAGATGCAGGCCAATCGCGTGCGTTTGCATTATGAATTGGAATGAGTGTAGTCTGAAAATTGGGCAGAAGGTCAAAAGTACGAAGTTATTCTTCAGCCTCCCGGTCATAATATATGTCAATAATGTACCTTGCAGGCTAAGTCGAAGAACACTTATCTATAACCGTGAAAAGAAATCTGAGAGTCGTTTCACACAGCGATCACGCCGAGTATTGATTGACATGTAACCTGAATCAAGAGACATACCGTCCTAAGCTATATGTATCAAGTTACAAGCGAATATATATTTTTGATACTATTAGGCACTAGGAAATTCCCCTGCCATGATAGACCCACAATCCAAGAGTCATTTCCACATGTAACGTCTATGCATCAGATACTTGCTACATGTACCAAACATGCTCTGAAAACAGCATCTAAGTGTCGGCGCAAAAGTAGCTGAACTTCTGACACACATTGTAGAATGTTAATGCATTCTAGGATTGGTGATGTGACAAGCACTTGGTATGTATGAATGGTGCGAAGCTCAAGAGCTGTTTTCGCGCGAACTCCACAGCGAAAAACCAAGCCTCAAATCTTCTTAGACATGACCATGCTAGATTAGAAAGTCCCCACTACTGGCTGAACAAAGAGAGCCCGATGTCGAAAAGGAAGCCGAATCTGTTCAGCAGCCCCTCTGGGCGACAGTCCGGAACATGCTAATGGGCTTTTTTGCGCACTTATATGATAGGTGCAAATATACCAGCGACTGCAACAGCCATGTGTACCCCGAAACGAGAAGCACCAGCGGTGACCTCGGCGCCACGGGCAGCACCACCTGGTTGCTGGTATGGGACAATAGCAGAAGGCTGGCTCTTACTGGAGATGATATCAGCCAACACAGCGTCAGACTTTTTGAACAGAGCCGGATCATGGACCTTGTCGGGTTTACGGTCGGTAGAGTACGTGATAGGCTTATCACTACCAGTGGCGACGACAGTGTCGGGAAGAGTAGTCTCAGGAGTGGTCTCAGCAAGGGAGTAATCGCAAGCACAGCTAGGAGCACTAGTGCCATATTGGGTGACAGTGTGAGGATTGGTGGAGTAGACAGTTCTGGTGATATAGACGGTGCTGCGCCTCGGAGGGTCATAGCCCGCAGTTTCGGAGGGCTGATTCTCGGGGATTCGGTAGACAGTAGTCGAGACAGGATATGTGCTGCTAGTGGCAGAACCATAAGGACAGTCTGTGATGGAAAGAGGGCATTTGGTCACGATGTAAAGCTCCGTAGTGTAGAAGGTCTTAGTGGTATACCCATGATTGGTAGCCATTGGGGGCCTCTGCTGAGTGATGGGATAAACAGCGGTCGAGATGGCACTGGTCTCAGTTACAGTATAGAAACCTTCAGAGCCACTGGAGCAATCTTTAGCGTAGTCAGGACACTTTGGGTATGTATTGACAGCAGTGGTGTAAACGGTCTTGGTGGTATAGGAGCCAATAGAGTAAGACGTCTTGGAGTTGTAGGAACCGCCAGTCTCTGTGGGAGTAGTGAAGATATCTTCTGAGCTGGTCTCGGTTCCGGTCTTAGCAGAAGCGGTAGCCTTGGTTTCAGTCTCGGTAGAAACGATTCCATATCCGGCAGGCGCAGACCAACTGTGAGTCGATGCGGGCGAAGACTCTGTGCTAGTTTCGAACTTAATCCCGGTACTGGTGGTGACGGAGGAGCCTGTGGCAGAATCACTACCACTATCCTTCGCAGTTGAGTCTGGTCCCTCCTCGCCAATTCTAGTGGTGATCACGCCAGGTGTAGTGGTAGAGTCAACGTATTGGTCAGTACTACCGATGGTGCTCGGAATAGACTGAATAGCGGTACCCAAGCCTTGGGTCTTGGCCACCGACGTCTCGATGGAGGTTTCAGAGACCATGCAGTCGCAGACGCTTCTAAGGGCTTCACGGTCACCGTTGCAAGCTGCAGGAATCTCGCAAGTCTCATAGCTCCCACAAATAGAGTAACCGAGGGTGTAGACAGCTCGGTAGCAGGGGTCCACAGGTTCACACTCGCAAGGCTCGTCGTAGCCGGAAGTCGTACCAAAGGTTGTAGAGGCTAGGCCCAAGGCCATGACTAGGATGGCGCCCCTG
This genomic interval from Fusarium oxysporum f. sp. lycopersici 4287 chromosome 3, whole genome shotgun sequence contains the following:
- a CDS encoding hypothetical protein (At least one base has a quality score < 10) → MIRGAILVMALGLASTTFGTTSGYDEPCECEPVDPCYRAVYTLGYSICGSYETCEIPAACNGDREALRSVCDCMVSETSIETSVAKTQGLGTAIQSIPSTIGSTDQYVDSTTTPGVITTRIGEEGPDSTAKDSGSDSATGSSVTTSTGIKFETSTESSPASTHSWSAPAGYGIVSTETETKATASAKTGTETSSEDIFTTPTETGGSYNSKTSYSIGSYTTKTVYTTAVNTYPKCPDYAKDCSSGSEGFYTVTETSAISTAVYPITQQRPPMATNHGYTTKTFYTTELYIVTKCPLSITDCPYGSATSSTYPVSTTVYRIPENQPSETAGYDPPRRSTVYITRTVYSTNPHTVTQYGTSAPSCACDYSLAETTPETTLPDTVVATGSDKPITYSTDRKPDKVHDPALFKKSDAVLADIISSKSQPSAIVPYQQPGGAARGAEVTAGASRFGVHMAVAVAGIFAPII
- a CDS encoding hypothetical protein (At least one base has a quality score < 10) gives rise to the protein MIRGAILVMALGLASTTFGTTSGYDEPCECEPVDPCYRAVYTLGYSICGSYETCEIPAACNGDREALRSVCDCMVSETSIETSVAKTQGLGTAIQSIPSTIGSTDQYVDSTTTPGVITTRIGEEGPDSTAKDSGSDSATGSSVTTSTGIKFETSTESSPASTHSWSAPAGYGIVSTETETKATASAKTGTETSSEDIFTTPTETGGSYNSKTSYSIGSYTTKTVYTTAVNTYPKCPDYAKDCSSGSEGFYTVTETSAISTAVYPITQQRPPMATNHGYTTKTFYTTELYIVTKCPLSITDCPYGSATSSTYPVSTTVYRIPENQPSETAGYDPPRRSTVYITRTVYSTNPHTVTQYGTSAPSCACDYSLAETTPETTLPDTVVATGSDKPITYSTDRKPDK